In Streptomyces alboniger, the following are encoded in one genomic region:
- a CDS encoding Lrp/AsnC family transcriptional regulator, whose amino-acid sequence MQSEVVASRSADPSSPRGSRTGNPGGSAGGNGTPPVDAVSLAIIEQLQEDGRRPYAAIGKAVGLSEAAVRQRVQKLLDQGVMQIVAVTDPLTVGFRRQAMVGINVEGDVDPVADAVAAMPEAEYVVMTAGSHDLLVEIVCEDDDHLLEVINKRIRALPGVRSTESFVYLKLKKQTYMWGTR is encoded by the coding sequence GTGCAGAGTGAGGTCGTGGCCAGTCGCAGCGCAGACCCCAGCAGCCCCCGCGGCTCCCGCACCGGAAATCCGGGCGGAAGCGCCGGCGGGAACGGCACCCCGCCCGTGGACGCCGTCTCTCTGGCGATCATCGAGCAGCTTCAGGAGGACGGACGCCGTCCGTACGCCGCCATCGGCAAGGCCGTGGGCCTGTCCGAGGCGGCCGTACGCCAGCGCGTCCAGAAGCTGCTCGACCAGGGCGTGATGCAGATCGTCGCCGTCACGGACCCGCTCACCGTGGGCTTCCGCAGGCAGGCGATGGTCGGCATCAATGTCGAGGGCGATGTGGACCCGGTCGCGGACGCCGTGGCCGCCATGCCGGAGGCGGAGTACGTGGTGATGACCGCGGGCTCGCACGACCTCCTCGTGGAGATCGTCTGCGAAGACGACGACCACCTGCTCGAAGTCATCAACAAGCGCATCCGCGCCCTCCCCGGCGTGCGCTCCACCGAGAGCTTCGTCTACCTCAAGCTCAAGAAGCAGACCTATATGTGGGGAACCCGATAG
- a CDS encoding gamma-aminobutyraldehyde dehydrogenase, with the protein MSTELRRLRNYINGEFRDAADGRTTEVINPATGEAYATAPLSGQADVDAAMKAAADAFPAWRDLTPAERQKALLKIADAFEERAEELIAAEVENTGKPIGLTRSEEIPPMVDQIRFFAGAARMLEGRAAGEYMEGLTSIIRREPIGVCAQVAPWNYPMMMGVWKFAPALAAGNTVVLKPSDTTPASTVLMAEIIGSIVPPGVFNVVTGDRDTGRLMVEHKTPAMASITGSVRAGMQVAESASKDLKRVHLELGGKAPVVVFEDTDIAKAVEDISMAGFFNAGQDCTAATRVLVHESIHDEFVTALAKAAADTKTGQPDDEDVLYGPLNNANQLKQVSGFIERLPAHARVEAGGQRVGEKGYFFAPTVVSGLKQDDEIIQNEVFGPVITVQSFTDEAQAVEYANGVEYALASSVWTKDHARAMRMSKVLDFGCVWINTHIPLVAEMPHGGFKKSGYGKDLSAYGFDDYTRIKHVMTSIEG; encoded by the coding sequence GTGAGCACCGAGCTGCGCCGTCTGCGCAACTACATCAACGGAGAATTCCGGGACGCGGCCGACGGACGGACCACCGAGGTGATCAATCCGGCGACCGGCGAGGCCTACGCCACCGCGCCGCTGTCGGGCCAGGCCGACGTCGACGCGGCGATGAAGGCCGCCGCCGACGCGTTCCCCGCCTGGCGCGACCTGACGCCCGCCGAGCGGCAGAAGGCCCTGCTGAAGATCGCTGACGCGTTCGAGGAGCGGGCCGAGGAGCTGATCGCCGCCGAGGTCGAGAACACGGGCAAGCCGATCGGGCTCACGCGGTCCGAGGAGATCCCGCCCATGGTCGACCAGATCCGCTTCTTCGCGGGTGCGGCCCGGATGCTGGAGGGGCGCGCCGCCGGCGAGTACATGGAGGGTCTGACCTCCATCATCCGCCGCGAGCCGATCGGCGTCTGCGCGCAGGTCGCGCCGTGGAACTACCCCATGATGATGGGCGTATGGAAGTTCGCCCCGGCGCTCGCGGCCGGTAACACGGTGGTGCTGAAGCCGTCCGACACCACGCCCGCGTCGACCGTCCTGATGGCCGAGATCATCGGCTCCATCGTGCCGCCCGGCGTCTTCAACGTCGTCACCGGCGACCGCGACACCGGCCGTCTGATGGTCGAGCACAAGACCCCCGCGATGGCCTCCATCACCGGTTCCGTGCGCGCCGGCATGCAGGTCGCCGAGTCCGCCTCCAAGGACCTCAAGCGGGTCCACCTGGAGCTGGGCGGCAAGGCGCCGGTCGTGGTGTTCGAGGACACCGACATCGCCAAGGCCGTCGAGGACATCTCGATGGCGGGCTTCTTCAACGCGGGCCAGGACTGTACGGCCGCCACGCGCGTGCTCGTCCACGAGTCCATCCACGACGAGTTCGTGACGGCGCTCGCCAAGGCCGCCGCCGACACGAAGACCGGCCAGCCGGACGACGAGGACGTGCTGTACGGCCCGCTCAACAACGCCAACCAGCTGAAGCAGGTCTCCGGCTTCATCGAGCGGCTGCCCGCGCACGCGCGCGTGGAGGCCGGTGGCCAGCGGGTCGGCGAGAAGGGTTACTTCTTCGCGCCGACCGTCGTCTCGGGCCTCAAGCAGGACGACGAGATCATCCAGAACGAGGTCTTCGGCCCCGTCATCACCGTGCAGTCCTTCACGGACGAGGCGCAGGCCGTGGAGTACGCGAACGGCGTCGAGTACGCGCTCGCGTCCTCCGTGTGGACCAAGGACCACGCGCGCGCGATGCGGATGTCCAAGGTGCTCGACTTCGGCTGCGTCTGGATCAACACGCACATTCCCCTCGTCGCCGAGATGCCTCACGGTGGGTTCAAGAAGTCGGGCTACGGCAAGGACCTTTCGGCCTACGGGTTCGACGACTACACCCGCATCAAGCACGTGATGACGTCCATCGAGGGTTAG